GGCTAAGCTGATAAAATGGGGCAAAGGGCGATGAGGAGGGATAtgaggggggggggggggggggggaaTTTTAGACAAATCATGTACTATGGAAGAGAATAGTCTGTGCGAAGATAAAAGATGATGTCGAAGACTTTCAATACCATTATAAGAACATTTGGGCTCAATTGCCTAATCCAGCGCCATTTATTCTCTTGGTTATTATTTCATCCATCCAAGGAGCAATGGCCCAGAGATCGTCCCAGGCAAAGGATGCATACTGATGCCTCGGATTGTCAGAGTCTCGAGACGGGCAGATAAGTTGGGCGGTGATCCTACAgcaaaaaaataaattatgAGATTTAAGTAAACGTGGATGAGAGACCATGGCTTGCATCAAAGCGCCCACCCAATGTAATCCGCTTTCTTCTATTTCATCCAAATCATTCCATCTGGAATCTCCTCCCCCTGAAGTAAATAGCGGATAGTTGGCATGTGTGGTAGCTGGTTGGGGGTATATGAGTCGTTTGTACGTCACGACAGGGTTATGATAATCTTTGAATACTAGAAATTATTTAGTTCGACAATTTTGCGTGCATCTCAACACACCCACAGTATGCAGGAACCGTGGACGGTGACATTGGGTAAACCCCGTGATCGTCCACAAAGCCTAGTCGGTTTCTTGACGCAAGCTTAGTCAAAACATTGCCTGGTCTGTTTGCAGTGATTCCTGGGGGAGTGAGGAACATATGCGCGTTTGGGTTCACCATAAGGTCGCTACGTGGTTTGGCTAGAGTTCCAAAAGCCAATATTCTAACATCCGATAGCTCAACAACAAGCTAGGATTGTGTGATTATTATCAGCACTTGTGGTTAATTGACGAAACTCTGTAACTCGCCCGAATGCGCGTCTCAAGGTGTGAAAGGTTGTTCTGTTGCCTATAATATTCTACGTcagaaagaaagataaaaGTAGGTGTTATATAAGAGAAGTTTACTTCATTTCATTGAAGACGGAAAACGGATTATAATTGCGAGAGGAAACCTCGAGTTCATTGGCAGAACCATTTCGATTTAACACAACATACCTAGAAGGTCAGATAAGCGCTAAAGAGGGCATGAAAAAGCTAACTTGGTCCATGCTTCGTCGCTTGTACAAGAACTGACACTGCGATGCCAAACTCTGTGCAATAACCTAGGATTTCCATGAGCACAGCAAGACCGAGACACCTTCGAAAGACATATAATCGTACTTGAGAAAAGCTTCTTTCCAGGAGCTTTCCTTTTTCCATTTCTGCCAACTAGGGAGAAAGCGACGTTTGAAACACTCTTCCCATTCCTCTGATTTCAGGTTAGGAAGCGTTGCGTCGTAGAGAACGAAAGACGGCCGCGCTAAAGTAATGATCTCAATCCAATTTCGTCGAGGAACAATCAATCGAACGCTTAGGTGCTTCAAAGCCGGTTCATACATGTGCATGTTCAGAATACGCATGATTGGCCTCCTCCACGGGTTTAAAGAAGGATCAGAGGCCACTGAGTAAAACCGTTTGGATACATAGGCCATCTGAATCAGTGACTCCAAGTCCAGCTCCCCCAGGATCTCTGCGATCAGGTCTACAGGAAGTCTCTCGAAGAACATTGCGAGTATATGCCGTTAAGATTGAGATGAGTGAGGATTCGTGACGATGGTACCCCGATGACCGATGATATGGGAGGATGTCGGCACCGGTGCCagacaaaggcaaaaagcAAGGCGGTGCCGTTAGATGTACGTCGCGTCACAGCTACTAGCCGCCGGATGGTGCGTGTCCAGTCAACAAAAGGTGAGACTTTGCCACGATTTTCCTCGCACACAGCGTTGTCAATCCCTTCACCAGGAACGCCAACGCCTCTATCGCGGTTCCGAGAATGCTCCCATGCCACGACAATGTCTCCATATCACATTTGTTCATTCCGAacttattttattttatttcttttaaCAAGTCACGCTTCCGCGTTTGACTTCCCATTATGTCCGTTGGCCAGCTTTCAAGTATGGAATACATAATACGTCGAAACAGTGGAGATGGAATCTTCAAGGTATTCCAATTTACATCCGTTATCCCACCATGGTGCACATTACCCTTCGACCACGTCCGACAGCGGATTCATCGTGTACACGTTCGGCGGAGCAAACTAGCTTCCATCGGTTACTCGTTCGTCAACCGCTCACGCCTTTTTGGACAACTTACACAACGAACTTGGTGTATGGACATGTTTCTCCTCTTGTCCACTACTAAGTATAATGGACTAACAGTAAAAAGGGTAATAAGCAGGGCTTACGGTTGTAACCTCTAAGGGTTTGAGAAAGTTGGCTTTGAATCGTTGAATCGCTCGAGGCTCGTTCTAAAGTCGCCATCGGAATGCAGTCATTTCCTCGGAAATTTCTTGACCGCCATCCATGGAATTACTACGGTGATCATCGAAAATGCAGAGTTAAGAAGCTTTTTTGCAGTGATGGAGACGTACATGCCATGTAAGAGCCAGCCCCATCAATCGAAGAAGCTTAAACTTGATTGCCACTTATTCCTTGGACCGTCGTTTCAATACCAGGAATGACCCTTTGGTTGCGTAGAGAACCTCAATCGTAACGATGGGATGGTGCTCTTGCGGCTTGCCTCGCTCAAAGGTAGTCAGTGGAAGCTTTCCATTCAGTGGGCATAGGTAACTTTGGGCGTCTCTTCCTCGATCTCTTTAGAAGATTAATAAATCTATTATGCTGTGTCATACAAAAGAAGCTTTTTGCAGGGATTCTCGTTGAGAATTCCCTCAGTGCAAGTTTCTGCTAGAGCATTCTTATTCTTCCTTATATACCGACAGCCTACATCTCTTCCGCCCTTTTTCCTGCTCCTCTTGCTCGCCAATACCCTATGTCCTTTTCTGGTTCTCATCCTGGCTATGCTTCTGCTGATTCATCACTTACCCTTCCTCGTGCTTCCAGCTTTGGTGTTTTGCGAAGGGATAGCTGGGTAGCGTCTCCGTGCTCCCAACAAAGTACTATCGATTAATTTTTCTCTGAATTACATAGCAAAGTCTTTCCGAGTCGCCCTATTCACTTGCCGCAGGCTCTCGCCTGAGTACTCTTTCTGATAAGGTACCCTTCAAATGCCTTTAACAAACACAGTATTGCTTTAGAAATAACCCATTGCCAagttctctctctctccagACCCTCGCCTCTGGGGTTCCGACCTTTCCCCAGACCTCGTCGAAGTCGACGATGACCTTCATAACCCTGGAAAAGCAACTGAAATTTCTGATGACAAAATGCTATCCATTACAATCAGAGGTCTAACAAATGTTGGTTGCTTGATCATCCTACTCGTTGCACTCATCCTTTTATTGTACGTCCCGACTTTGTTTCAAGATTATATGTGTCTATAAAATAACTTCCAGTATTGGTTATCCAATCTTAACCTATGATGGGCAATGGACTCTGGGACTTGTGCCTTCTCTCGGAGGAATCAACTCTACAGGACAGGCGAGTATCTTGCAAACTTTGCAACTCTTTCCTTCCTGTTTAATAAGATTGTTAGGTTCCTTCAATGGGAAACTTTGGGTTAATTGATCTCGAAACACCGAAGGAAGCCCTCATAAAAAAGTCGATGAAGGATGGCTCGGATATGATCCTTGTTTTCTCTGACGAATTCAATGAAGAGGGCAGGACGTTTTATCCGGGAGATGACCCTTACTGGGAAGCTGAAGACTTACATTATTGGGTGAGAAAAATTGCCGCCTTTTTTTACGCGAAGGTTCTCATAATAATACAGGCCACCAATAATCTAGAGTGGTACGACCCCGAGGCAATTACTACTTCAGGAGGAGCGCTTGTTATAACCTTCTCAGAGAAGGAAACTCATGATCTAGGCTATCAAGGAGGCAAGTTGTCAATTTGGTGTTTATTCAGAAACTAATGTATTTTGCAGGATTGATGTCTTCTTGGTTTGTTTCGCAAGATTCCGTTCAATTAGTATTTATTGCGTCTCAACTAAAATATACAGGAATAAATTTTGCTTTACCGGCGGATACATTGAAACTGCAGTTCAATTACCAGGAAGAAACAATGTAGTAGGCATGTGGCCTGCAGTTTGGACAATGGGTAACCTTGGGCGAGCTGGATATGGCGCAAGCCTCGAAGGAATGGTATACAATATCAAAATAATTTCAAGACCGGCCAATTTGGATTAATTCGTTTTACAGTGGCCTTATACGTACGATTCTTGCGACGTCGGTACTGCCCCTAATCAAACTTTCAATGGAGGGCCTCTACCAGCGTTGGTGGATGGAGATCATGCTTATGGCGGTGCTCTGTCTTACCTTCCTGGACAAAGACTTTCGAGGTGTACATGTGATGGCGAGAGTCATCCTGGGCCAAAACACGAAGATGGTACATACGTCGGAAGATCAGCACCTGAAATCGATGTTCTTGAAGCACAGGTTGGTGGTACACCACCTACTGGCGAAGTCTCTCAGTCTGCTCAGTGGGCGGTTAGTTTCTCCACGATTCTGTTGCATTTGTACTCAAAATAGTTCCGTAGCCATTCAATAAAGCATATCATTGGGACAATTCATCGGAAAATGAAATCCTTGGTGATCCCACTATCTCTAGAATAAATGGGTTTGTTGGAAGCGTTACGCAGCAAGCCACTTCTATAGTTACCAAAACAAATCAGCTTTGCTACGAATCGATCCAAGACTGCTACTCTGTTTATGGCTTCGAGGCCAGTTTCCTCCGTACTTGACTAGTAATCTTCTTACTGACATCTCTCACAGTATAAACCAGGTAACTATTATCTGTTGAAAGCTCTTGTTTGCGTTTTGAATGAGTTCCCGCTCTTCAGGATATGACGATGCGGTAATTCACAGTTTATCCAAGCTTATCATTATTGTTATGCTTATATGTTTATCACTATGCATAGTACATCTCCTGGGTGTCTAATGGCACTATGTCGTGGACGTTAAATGCCCCTGGACTCGGACCAGATCCATCTGTTGAGATATCTGCTCGTCCCGTTCCGCAAGaaccaatggtaaaattCCAACCAATCGAAACTGCTACCTGGAGTGCTTACGCGCCTTCCCTAGTACATTATCGTCAACCTGGGCATGTCAAAAAATTTTGGATCCATTGACTTTGAACACCTCACATTCCCTACTTCTATGCGGATAGACTATATTCGCGTATATCAGGATATGCACCGCGTCAACATCGGCTGCGATCCTACAGATTTTCCGACAGCAGATTATATCAATACGTATGTAAACAGTGCAAAGGCCTGTCTTGTTTCTGATATCATCTTTTGATAGTTACATTGAAGCCTACACTAATCCCAACTTGACGACTTGGAGAGGAGATTATGGCAAACCGTTTCCTAAGAACTCCTTCATCGAATCTTGTTAGACTTTTCCTGTAAATATCTTACTTTTCATGTAAATATTGAGAAATGATTGGTTTTAAAACTAATCCCTCGCCATTGATCCTTTTCTTTATTGCAATAGAGTATTTAAAGTCATTTATAAATGAAGATTTTGTTGATTGTGCAAatgctttgaagaaaaaaagttatTCTGATGCGCTCATCGTAGTTTATCTTACAGCCGCAATGATGGCGTGTCAGTGACCTGATTAAAAAAAAGCTGACAGAAGGTGATCAATACAGTCGCGTAGATCTAATCCATTCTCTCTTAACACCATACACCACTATTTCTCCAGCGCAACCGGGCCCAGAATAAGCCAGAGGCTTGACAAGGTCGCAGTTTTTACGTTTAGTCTTCCCCTTTGGCGCAGAAACTGGATGGACACGTGTCGCTTCTGCCAACGTTGCGAACGATTTACCCAACCAATTCTCCAGGTCCACAAGGCATTCATAGCAATCTTTCTCGGAAAAAAAACCTTCGGTAGACGTAGGTATGTATGGATCTGAAGCCTTTTGTTTGCGAGGGGTAGTGGGAGGTTTGAGACCTTTTCCATGTATTAGTTTATTTAGAAGGTAGTGTAGCCACTAGAAAATGGTCAATAAGAGAAATGAGATAGAAGTTATGCAAATTTATACCAGCACATTCGTAACAGGGTGGTACTTGTTCCAAGATCCACCAGTTAGTTCTTTCATCATCCGGTAAACATCAAACTGATAGTCACCTGGTAGGTGAACCGCTAGTCAGACTTTGCTTATCCGAAGATAATATTAAGCGCCTTACCCTCTCCCAGAAATACCTCGTCGTCAAATGGCGTCCAATGAACATgatcaccaccatcaccatcgcCAGCATCCATTCTAGAAAGACCAAGGTCTATTACAGTAGCTTGAACACCATGGGCAATATCATCCATCCAAAGGCGATCTGCCTTTGCTTTAGGTTTCGCCTTTTGATTTATATTCAAGGATTTAAGAGCATTGTTCTGCGTGTGCACATTCTTCACCAGTATCTGACCCCAATGAAGGTCGCGATGCTTTTAAACCCATTAGAATATAACTATAGTGGTAGCATATCAACATACCTCAAAGGATACTAAATGCTCGGCATGAGCAAGTGACTTCGCCACTTGCCAGAACAGACTGCAAGCCTGTCTCCAACCATTTCTGCTGGAACAATGGAAGGTATATGCTTCCAAGTCGGATCCTCCGTTCGGGAGAACGATAATTGCATAGACCTGCGACAATTTGAAGGAATCTGCCAAGCACAGAGTTAGATGGCTGGGGTGGCGAAAAATATTTCATAGTTACCTGGACGGACACTCTCTGAGCCCTTACGCTCATTGTATTCATCCCAAAGCTGAAGAAGGATTTCGGGGTACCGGCCTCGCACAACATAGGACTTCAGCAATTTGACGAATCCTCCATGGACTTCCCCCATTGCCCTTGTAACAATGATTTCTTTGCGCACATCTTTGGCATCACTGGGCGCAGGGCCATCCTCCTCTGAATGTGTTACTTCGGGTTTCGATTCATCCCTCAGTGGTATCACTTTGAGTACAACGTCGCCAATTCCAAACACTTCGGAGTAGCTGGCCTCTCCGATTTTCTTGAATTTCATGTCAAAACCTCGACTTTCCCGAGCACATTGCAGTATTGGATCACATGGAAATGATTCGATAAAGCTAGAGAAATTGTGTGGCCCATATGCTTCTTGTCCGCATTCTTCCAAAAGAGGCAGGAGGTATTCAGGTATTTCAACGTAGTTCTGGATTTGAGGAATAGAGCCGAGGTTGAGGTTAAGTTCACTCAAATCAATGGAAAGATCAATATCTGTTGTTGTAGTAGGTGATGGAGGTGATGGAGGTTCAAAAAGCCGTTTACGGGAGCCGCGAATAGGTGTAAGTTGTCGTGGTTTCATGTTGGGAGATGCAACAGCGGGGTATCTTTGTGGCTCCGCTTGCTCCACTATTTGGGGTATACCCGCTGCAATTTTCTCATTGTATGTGTAAGAATCGCTAGACGATGGCGGTCTTGAAAGTTTATATGGGGCAGGCGGAATGAGTACTTCCACGATACTCATTGAACTGGCACGAGAAAGCTTGGACGAAGAAGCGATTGAAGTTTTCGATGAAATGGTTTCTTTGTTAAAGCCAACCTTCAGTACCCGCGAGGTGATATGTTCTTCAGAGTCGGATTCATCAGACGAGATTACTATTGGTTTGCGAGTAGTCCGGCGTTTTGGCGGTTTCACGAAACCACTGGGTTCATAATCACTATCGTCATTATCTTGAAGGGTGGTGGCGGAAAGTCCAGACTTCGAATATGGTTTAGAAGTACGAGGTTCCTTGAATGCTTTTATGTTTGCTCTGTCTTTATTGACTCGCTTTTCTGAACGGACAGTGCGCccgtcgtcatcaagaacgATGATATCCACGTCAACGAAGGGGGAGAATGATTTCGGTTTCAAATGTTTCTTCGCTAAATTAGAGAAGCGGCCCTGAGAGATTGCAGGGGAACCTGGGATGTTGAGGGGAACAGCCGAGAGAGGCGCTCGCGGTGGTGACCCAGAAGTTCCGGTTAATGTAACATCTGTATTCCCCGCATCTTCTGTATGTTTTCCTTTTAATCCGTTAGTTTCCACGGCATTTTTATTTCTCCCAGCTGGTATAATGATCTGAGCCTCACGCATAATTGATTTCTTCTTGTGAGGAGAAATTACGGGAGATAGACGTTTCTTCCTCTGTAGTCCAACCACTTTGACTGAAATAGGTTTGGCCTTGGACGGTACAGAgttctccctcttcttcatcttgttCTTCAAAGACGTTTGCTCTGGGGCAGGAGGCAAGTCATCGAagatgctgatgatatgaCTCTCAGGCGTTGTAAGAGTAGGGGCCGCTGTGGCATCGACCACTCTTCTCGCACGCTTGCCATAAGCATTGATTTCTTTTGTCCGTGAGCTTAACATATTTGGAGAGCAGGAGACGGCAAAGAAAACAGGGTAGCTGTGATAGTGAGGGTATCAAGGAAGAATAGCGATGTTGTCTTGGTTTAGAAATGAACAGTATCAATTCCAAATCAAGAAGCAACTACAGACGCGTAGATCACATGATCATGTGTCTTACAAATTAACGCGTCCATCGTCCGAGTCTTGGCCCAGACTTGGGTTGTTACTTACCCGTCATGTCTTTGCCCCAATCTTTGCGAGCGTCCGTCACCCCCCCAGAGCTTGAGTTGGTTGCGTCTCAACAACTTATAGAAATTGTTCCTCTGATATCTATGGAGAAAACTGCTTTTATCTCGGTACACTTCAGAACGCCCAGATCGTACGACGCGTAGTTGGTTAATGCAGTCGTCTCCAGGGAGCATACGGGCCTCTTCGTCCACCAAATAAAGCAAAAATCCCTCTTTGGATGGCTGTTaatttgaagatgaagaaaaaatgcCACATTGTTGCCCCTTCATGGCTAAACGTTGGTGCGCGATTCTCTCCTTCGCCCGAGTACATGTGTCTTAACAACTAGCGAAATAGATTATTTGCAAGAGCATTTGACACACGAATTATCGCAACAAACATTTAGTAGCCTTCCGTTTCGCTATACCGAAATTGCCAAAGTTATACTTGACGTGTAGGTGTCCTTCCGTAATACAACCGGGTTAATTTGCTTGAACTTTTGGCTATGTAGTGCTTCAGACGATCTGGATAATCCAGATAAAATACGTTCACTATTAAAGGATCTACGAGAAGCGCGACAAGCAAAAAGCAGAGAAGGTCTAAGAACCCTTGATCACAGTGAGCTTAGTGTCAGTCCTTGTTAATCCTTGCCAATTACCCTCACTGAATATCACGATAGTTGCCGAATTTGTGTGCCATGGAAATCAATGAAATCCGACCATACTTCGTTCAATCGATGAGTATTTTAACTCAACTAGTCCGCGATCCATTGCGGAATGCATAGATCGCTCTGCTTTCATTCACGTGTATATTGTGTGTAAAAAGTGTAACCATAAAAACTCGGTCCATTCAAGATATGCAAATCGTTGAATGTTCCGTCTTTGGAAAGTCCATGAGTTATATATACAATCTGCGTAATTGTCGACGCAACTACAAGGTTAAGACTGCTGCAGACGGTCGATCTTCTGTGACAACTCTTGCAATTGTTGTTTGACAGTGCCGATTTCTTTCAAGATCGTAGCTTCGGTCGACTGTAGGCCAGATATCAACGAATATCGGATGACAAACGATCGGAAACATACCTGGACAGTATTCGGGAATACTTTGATCAATTCTTCGAATGGGATTTTACTGATCTCCAATCCCTGACAGTTAGGATCATCTACAACAGGATCTCTGTTTTCGGGCAAATCTTCACTGCCTTCATCATTTCCTCTAAACCAATTTTCCATCCAAGTATGTTTACGTCGATCAAATGTCGACTCCACAAAAGCGATCAGTGTCAATGGAAGAATAAATATGAAGCCCATGACATATCGGTTAAGCTATGACACAGTAAATTCCAGTTAATGACTCTGTAGTTCTCTCTCTAGACAAATACTCACTTTTGCGTATGTCTTCTCTTTCAGTCGAATAAATGGAAGGAATCTTGAGAGTGTGtccatcaataatatttttaCTGATCCTGCAAAAGAACGCACTCTAAAGGAGCCACCAGAAAGGCCTCGATGAGATTAAAAGGTGCAGGGTATACATATGAATCGGGAGCTCTTATCATCCCAACGGTCTTGCTGGCGAAGAAAGCTAGATATTGTGCTTCTGCGTCTTCGATAACCTGTTACTTTTGTTGTCAAATGATCGATCAAATATTTGGCAGAAAACGAAACGACTGACATCTGAGTAGGCAGACGAGAACAGAGAAATCAACACATTCAACAAAATGATAGCTGTCACGGCATTCCATCTATTATCGAACTCAATCAACCGAGGCGGAAATGAGCAGGATATACACTAACAGATAATAGAGCATAAGACCGGTTGGGCTAAATTTCGAGAAGATCATTGCACTGTCAACACTTGTAAATAGATAACAATCCTGGTCTAACCTTGCTGCAAACTTTCCGTAATCAGGTGCTCTGGAAATCAAGGTCAATCTCTTAGTTTTCAGAAAACGTGGGTTGGGCGCACTGAAGTAATGCTTGTATCAGAACATTGATAACCTTTTATAACGGGTAAATGAGAAAAATTGACATTCTCCATTATGGAGGCAATATAATTACTGTAGAGGGAGGCTCCGTTGAGCCATCAGCGGCATCCAAAGCATAAAGGCCTTGTGCAAACCCGACAGCAAGGACCGATAGTAGCTAGATGTGCATTCAACTTTACTGTTACTAACGCGTGCGAAAACCCAATTAACTTACAGCAAAAAAAATCCCTGATTCTTTTAACATGCGAGCTACACAAATTTGCATTGTGCCAATATATCTGAGATATAGTAAGATATCAGCATATTTAAGCAAGAGGAAATTAGCTCGCACTTATAGCCGTCGAAAATAGTGACAAGCTCTGTTGATAGAAAGTGTTATTGATAGAATTGGTAATGCTAACAATTAACTTACTCATCCTGTTAAAAAGGTTAGACTAGAGGGTCATCAGATGGATTTAGAGAAAAAGCTCACCAGATGAACGGCGATACACAACTCAAAACCTGAAAACTTCGGAGACGCATGACTGATTCCTTTTCTCCTTCAGCAATCAGGCTAATGACCCGAAGTATGAAAGCCGATATTAGCAAAGTATCTGTGACGAATGCGACTGCATTCCAGAAGGAAAACGCGCGCCATGTCACAAATCGTAGAAGTATGTATAGCTATAAGGGTGGTCAACTGAGGAGATATTGAAGTGGATACGAGAAAATGATACTTTATGAAGATCTTTTGCCAGTCAGATTTGGGAGATATTTTTACATCGATAAATACCTACCTTCAACGGTAAACGACAAGGCCATCACATAGAGTACGAGTTCCCACCCGTCTAGCACGCGGTGTGCATCGTTTAAGCGTTCCAATGGTTCTCGAACTACGATACGCAAATGGGAAATACGGACATTTGACTTCGTTA
The sequence above is a segment of the Psilocybe cubensis strain MGC-MH-2018 chromosome 4, whole genome shotgun sequence genome. Coding sequences within it:
- a CDS encoding DNA replication complex GINS protein psf2 — its product is MSLPQSLRASVTPPELELVASQQLIEIVPLISMEKTAFISGAYGPLRPPNKAKIPLWMAVNLKMKKKCHIVAPSWLNVDYLQEHLTHELSQQTFSSLPFRYTEIAKVILDVASDDLDNPDKIRSLLKDLREARQAKSREGLRTLDHSELSLPNLCAMEINEIRPYFVQSMSILTQLVRDPLRNA
- a CDS encoding Serine/threonine-protein kinase haspin-like protein hrk1 (Serine/threonine-protein kinase haspin homolog hrk1) codes for the protein MLSSRTKEINAYGKRARRVVDATAAPTLTTPESHIISIFDDLPPAPEQTSLKNKMKKRENSVPSKAKPISVKVVGLQRKKRLSPVISPHKKKSIMREAQIIIPAGRNKNAVETNGLKGKHTEDAGNTDVTLTGTSGSPPRAPLSAVPLNIPGSPAISQGRFSNLAKKHLKPKSFSPFVDVDIIVLDDDGRTVRSEKRVNKDRANIKAFKEPRTSKPYSKSGLSATTLQDNDDSDYEPSGFVKPPKRRTTRKPIVISSDESDSEEHITSRVLKVGFNKETISSKTSIASSSKLSRASSMSIVEVLIPPAPYKLSRPPSSSDSYTYNEKIAAGIPQIVEQAEPQRYPAVASPNMKPRQLTPIRGSRKRLFEPPSPPSPTTTTDIDLSIDLSELNLNLGSIPQIQNYVEIPEYLLPLLEECGQEAYGPHNFSSFIESFPCDPILQCARESRGFDMKFKKIGEASYSEVFGIGDVVLKVIPLRDESKPEVTHSEEDGPAPSDAKDVRKEIIVTRAMGEVHGGFVKLLKSYVVRGRYPEILLQLWDEYNERKGSESVRPDSFKLSQVYAIIVLPNGGSDLEAYTFHCSSRNGWRQACSLFWQVAKSLAHAEHLVSFEHRDLHWGQILVKNVHTQNNALKSLNINQKAKPKAKADRLWMDDIAHGVQATVIDLGLSRMDAGDGDGGDHVHWTPFDDEVFLGEGDYQFDVYRMMKELTGGSWNKYHPVTNVLWLHYLLNKLIHGKGLKPPTTPRKQKASDPYIPTSTEGFFSEKDCYECLVDLENWLGKSFATLAEATRVHPVSAPKGKTKRKNCDLVKPLAYSGPGCAGEIVVYGVKREWIRSTRLY
- a CDS encoding Calcium channel YVC1; the protein is MNGTPSDAEDVRSLLSVTSVNPTPDTLTKLVKRLRALTLTLLPVEADIESISEPTSRIITPQVISAYKAAAGDFTEALPYCLLRARAEFIWDANHNPADYGENRGRAIACEVLARRIVHLAEPSRVKDIMAKRYQHRQIDGDESEMSSALEMAIDQHCTIFLSSSEAQEVVNALWTGDLIQKNNENHDIDYVVYADTREHSFWGHFDPSRLSVPRYQNIFRITVWLFFLVVYSRAVREPLERLNDAHRVLDGWELVLYVMALSFTVEDLHKLYILLRFVTWRAFSFWNAVAFVTDTLLISAFILRVISLIAEGEKESVMRLRSFQSNLFNRMKLVTIFDGYKYIGTMQICVARMLKESGIFFALLSVLAVGFAQGLYALDAADGSTEPPSTHYFSAPNPRFLKTKRLTLISRAPDYGKFAASPTGLMLYYLWNAVTAIILLNVLISLFSSAYSDVIEDAEAQYLAFFASKTVGMIRAPDSYVYPAPFNLIEAFLVAPLEFLPFIRLKEKTYAKLNRYVMGFIFILPLTLIAFVESTFDRRKHTWMENWFRGNDEGSEDLPENRDPVVDDPNCQGLEISKIPFEELIKVFPNTVQSTEATILKEIGTVKQQLQELSQKIDRLQQS
- a CDS encoding Beta-glucan synthesis-associated protein SKN1, with protein sequence MGNFGLIDLETPKEALIKKSMKDGSDMILVFSDEFNEEGRTFYPGDDPYWEAEDLHYWATNNLEWYDPEAITTSGGALVITFSEKETHDLGYQGGKLSIWNKFCFTGGYIETAVQLPGRNNVVGMWPAVWTMGNLGRAGYGASLEGMWPYTYDSCDVGTAPNQTFNGGPLPALVDGDHAYGGALSYLPGQRLSRCTCDGESHPGPKHEDGTYVGRSAPEIDVLEAQVGGTPPTGEVSQSAQWAYISWVSNGTMSWTLNAPGLGPDPSVEISARPVPQEPMYIIVNLGMSKNFGSIDFEHLTFPTSMRIDYIRVYQDMHRVNIGCDPTDFPTADYINTYIEAYTNPNLTTWRGDYGKPFPKNSFIESC